One segment of Triticum aestivum cultivar Chinese Spring chromosome 2A, IWGSC CS RefSeq v2.1, whole genome shotgun sequence DNA contains the following:
- the LOC123184408 gene encoding uncharacterized protein: protein MPARALPLHRAGLLYVGAPQALAGHLHTVHSVPVRVVQYRKISQLQLSVLTPRVVLLGDDNHIFLLTVGALGAGMTAVSVVCARARAATRPRFTCKMWVNLEPSQAAAANCSKEDMLLVDMHIRSSSSPGMLAAADEPTFLPVPRMYLVPAVTGDGAASMEVRLHIRIDKVSPWSDALA, encoded by the coding sequence ATGCCCGCCCGCGCCCTGCCACTGCACCGAGCCGGGTTGCTCTACGTCGGCGCACCGCAGGCGCTCGCCGGCCACCTCCACACCGTCCACTCGGTGCCGGTGCGTGTCGTGCAGTACCGCAAGATCAGCCAACTCCAGCTGTCTGTGTTGACCCCGCGGGTGGTGCTTCTCGGCGAcgacaaccatattttcctcttgACCGTGGGTGCGCTCGGCGCTGGCATGACCGCCGTGTCTGTGGTGTGCGCCAGAGCGAGGGCGGCGACGCGGCCCCGGTTCACGTGCAAGATGTGGGTCAATCTGGAGCCgtcccaggcggcggcggcgaactgCAGCAAGGAGGACATGTTGCTGGTGGACATGCACATAAGGAGCAGCTCATCGCCCGGCATGCTGGCTGCCGCGGACGAGCCGACGTTCCTGCCGGTGCCGCGGATGTACCTGGTTCCAGCAGTGACAGGAGACGGGGCTGCGTCCATGGAAGTTCGCCTGCACATCCGCATCGACAAGGTCTCCCCTTGGTCCGATGCATTGGCTTGA